The Populus alba chromosome 4, ASM523922v2, whole genome shotgun sequence genome contains a region encoding:
- the LOC118053592 gene encoding transcription factor PRE1: MSSRRSRQSSVPRITDDQIIHLVSKLRQLLPEIRQRRSDKVSASKVLQETCNYIKNLHREVDDLSERLSQLLATIDSDSPEAEIIRSLIM, translated from the exons ATGTCTAGCAGAAGGTCAAGGCAGTCTAGTGTTCCAAGGATCACTGATGATCAAATCATCCACCTTGTTTCCAAATTACGCCAGCTTCTCCCTGAGATTCGTCAAAGGCGCTCCGATAAG GTATCAGCTTCTAAGGTCCTACAAGAAACTTGCAACTATATCAAGAACTTGCATAGGGAGGTTGATGATTTAAGTGAGCGATTGTCTCAGCTTTTGGCAACAATTGATTCTGATAGTCCTGAAGCTGAGATAATAAGGAGTTTAATTATGTAA